From the Burkholderia ubonensis genome, one window contains:
- a CDS encoding HugZ family protein translates to MNIDPAIALHLLHRCALGTLATHAREPQGFPYPTVVPFAPDARHRPVILVSGLAEHTRNLAADPRAGFLVVDAPDGDVLNAERATLLGRFAPVDADPHLVARYLRYEPDAARYLALGDFTFWALDVERLRYIGGFGRMGWVDGTALDARAPLGFDDERALWDAYESSDVRRAGLDLLGVDRYGADWRHDGRRLRTPFAPLPADAGPAALREQLSEQLIASAHAAA, encoded by the coding sequence GTGAACATCGACCCCGCCATCGCCCTGCACCTGCTGCACCGTTGCGCGCTCGGCACGCTCGCGACGCACGCGCGCGAGCCGCAAGGCTTTCCGTATCCGACGGTCGTGCCGTTCGCGCCGGACGCGCGCCACCGGCCCGTGATCCTCGTGAGCGGCCTCGCCGAGCACACGCGCAATCTCGCCGCCGATCCGCGTGCGGGCTTTCTCGTCGTCGACGCGCCGGACGGCGACGTGCTGAACGCCGAGCGCGCGACGCTGCTCGGCCGCTTCGCGCCGGTCGACGCCGATCCGCATCTCGTCGCGCGCTACCTGCGCTACGAACCCGACGCCGCGCGCTATCTCGCGCTCGGCGATTTCACGTTTTGGGCGCTCGACGTCGAGCGGCTGCGCTATATCGGCGGATTCGGCCGGATGGGCTGGGTGGACGGCACGGCGCTCGACGCGCGGGCGCCGCTCGGCTTCGACGACGAGCGCGCCTTATGGGATGCGTACGAGTCGAGCGACGTGCGCCGCGCCGGGCTCGACCTGCTGGGCGTCGACCGCTACGGCGCCGACTGGCGGCACGACGGCCGACGGCTGCGCACGCCGTTCGCGCCGCTGCCGGCCGACGCTGGCCCGGCTGCGCTGCGCGAGCAATTGAGCGAGCAAT
- the ahcY gene encoding adenosylhomocysteinase yields the protein MNAVIDSKASNDYVVADMALAGWGRKELNIAETEMPGLVQIRDEYKAQQPLKGARIAGSLHMTIQTGVLIETLKALGAEVRWASCNIFSTQDHAAAAIVESGTPVFAFKGESLDEYWEFSHRIFEWPNGEFANMILDDGGDATLLLILGSKAEKDRSVIAKPANEEEVALYKSIAKHLDVDANWYSKRLAHIKGVTEETTTGVHRLYQMEKDGRLPFPAFNVNDSVTKSKFDNLYGCRESLVDGIKRATDVMIAGKVAVVAGYGDVGKGCAQSLRGLGATVWVTEIDPICALQAAMEGYRVVTMEYAADKADIFVTATGNYHVINHDHMKAMRHNAIVCNIGHFDSEIDVASTRQYQWENIKPQVDHIIFPDGKRIILLAEGRLVNLGCATGHPSFVMSNSFANQTLAQIELFTRGGEYENKVYVLPKHLDEKVARLHLARIGANLSVLSDEQAAYIGVAKEGPFKPNHYRY from the coding sequence ATGAACGCCGTCATCGATTCCAAAGCTTCCAACGATTACGTCGTCGCCGACATGGCGCTTGCCGGGTGGGGCCGCAAGGAACTGAACATCGCCGAGACCGAAATGCCGGGCCTCGTGCAGATCCGCGACGAATACAAGGCGCAGCAGCCGCTGAAGGGCGCGCGCATCGCGGGCTCGCTGCACATGACGATCCAGACCGGCGTGCTGATCGAGACGCTGAAGGCGCTCGGCGCCGAAGTCCGCTGGGCATCGTGCAACATCTTCTCGACGCAGGACCACGCCGCCGCCGCGATCGTCGAGTCCGGCACGCCGGTGTTCGCGTTCAAGGGCGAGTCGCTCGACGAATACTGGGAATTCTCGCACCGCATCTTCGAATGGCCGAACGGCGAGTTCGCGAACATGATCCTCGACGACGGCGGCGACGCGACGCTGCTGCTGATCCTCGGCTCGAAGGCCGAGAAGGACCGTTCGGTGATCGCCAAGCCGGCCAACGAGGAAGAAGTCGCGCTGTACAAGTCGATCGCGAAGCACCTCGACGTCGACGCGAACTGGTACTCGAAGCGCCTCGCGCACATCAAGGGCGTCACCGAGGAAACGACGACCGGCGTGCACCGCCTGTACCAGATGGAAAAGGACGGCCGCCTGCCGTTCCCGGCGTTCAACGTGAACGACTCGGTCACGAAGTCGAAGTTCGACAACCTGTACGGCTGCCGCGAGTCGCTCGTCGACGGCATCAAGCGCGCGACCGACGTGATGATCGCGGGCAAGGTCGCGGTCGTCGCGGGCTACGGCGACGTGGGCAAGGGCTGCGCGCAGTCGCTGCGCGGCCTGGGCGCGACCGTGTGGGTCACCGAGATCGATCCGATCTGCGCGCTGCAGGCGGCGATGGAAGGCTACCGCGTCGTGACGATGGAATACGCGGCGGACAAGGCCGACATCTTCGTGACGGCGACCGGCAACTACCACGTGATCAACCACGATCACATGAAGGCGATGCGCCACAACGCGATCGTCTGCAACATCGGCCACTTCGACTCGGAAATCGACGTCGCGTCGACCCGCCAGTACCAGTGGGAAAACATCAAGCCGCAGGTCGACCACATCATCTTCCCGGACGGCAAGCGCATCATCCTGCTGGCCGAAGGCCGCCTCGTGAACCTCGGCTGCGCGACCGGCCACCCGTCGTTCGTGATGTCGAACTCGTTCGCGAACCAGACCCTCGCGCAGATCGAGCTGTTCACGCGCGGCGGCGAGTACGAGAACAAGGTGTACGTGCTGCCGAAGCACCTCGACGAGAAGGTCGCGCGCCTGCACCTCGCGCGCATCGGCGCGAACCTGTCGGTGCTGTCGGACGAGCAGGCGGCGTACATCGGCGTGGCGAAGGAAGGCCCGTTCAAGCCGAACCACTACCGCTACTGA
- a CDS encoding amidase, protein MQSDYLGYDAIGLAALVRERAASPRELIDAAIGQAEAVNPAINAVVLQDYDTARERAAALCESGGPFAGVPYLVKDLGAAVAGLPLSMGSRHYRYFVPDADSPLIAKSRAAGLNVFGKTNTSEIGQMPYTEPELFGACRNPWSLDHTPGGSSGGAAAAVAAGIVPLAHASDGGGSIRIPASCCGLFGLKPSRNPALVDIPTNGDLVVQHAVARSVRDSALLLDVTTGRPLPPGAPGTFLGALDAPPAALRIGLVTHPMLAPALADDTRAALDDAAALVASLGHHVEPAALNLDYARIGETFLTLWATIAEEMVLGARTLTGRTPQRGEFEAATWAMAVVGRRLARTRLPDVLEWQRQLTVQVARAAARYDVLLCASLAGPPVKIGELQPTPFEHAQMKLLAALPIKPLLKEMLAKASQKTFAWAGCTELFNLTGQPAMSVPLYWNARGLPIGVQFAARHGDDALLLKLARQLEQARPWFDRRPPLMQARG, encoded by the coding sequence ATGCAGTCGGACTATCTCGGATATGACGCGATCGGCCTCGCCGCGCTGGTGCGCGAGCGCGCCGCGAGCCCGCGCGAGCTGATCGACGCCGCGATCGGGCAGGCCGAAGCGGTCAATCCCGCGATCAACGCGGTCGTGCTGCAGGATTACGACACCGCGCGCGAGCGCGCCGCCGCGCTGTGCGAATCCGGCGGCCCGTTCGCGGGCGTGCCCTATCTCGTCAAGGATCTCGGCGCGGCGGTCGCGGGGCTGCCGCTGTCGATGGGCAGCCGGCACTACCGGTATTTCGTGCCCGACGCCGATTCGCCGCTGATCGCGAAAAGCCGCGCGGCAGGGCTCAACGTCTTCGGCAAGACCAACACGTCCGAAATCGGCCAGATGCCGTATACCGAGCCGGAGCTGTTCGGCGCGTGCCGCAACCCGTGGAGCCTCGACCACACGCCCGGCGGCTCGAGCGGCGGCGCGGCCGCGGCCGTCGCGGCCGGCATCGTGCCGCTCGCGCACGCGTCCGACGGCGGCGGCTCGATCCGCATTCCCGCGTCGTGCTGCGGGCTGTTCGGCCTCAAGCCGAGCCGCAACCCGGCGCTCGTCGACATCCCGACGAACGGCGATCTGGTCGTCCAGCACGCGGTCGCGCGCAGCGTGCGCGACAGCGCGCTGCTGCTCGACGTCACGACCGGCCGGCCGCTGCCGCCCGGCGCGCCCGGCACCTTCCTCGGCGCGCTCGACGCGCCGCCCGCCGCGCTGCGGATCGGCCTCGTCACCCACCCGATGCTCGCGCCGGCGCTCGCCGACGATACGCGCGCGGCGCTCGACGACGCCGCCGCGCTCGTCGCGTCGCTCGGCCACCACGTCGAGCCGGCGGCGCTGAACCTCGACTACGCGCGCATCGGCGAGACTTTCCTGACGCTGTGGGCGACGATCGCCGAGGAGATGGTGCTCGGCGCGCGCACGCTGACGGGCCGCACGCCGCAACGCGGCGAATTCGAGGCGGCGACGTGGGCGATGGCCGTGGTCGGCCGGCGGCTCGCGCGCACGCGGCTGCCGGACGTGCTCGAGTGGCAGCGCCAGCTCACCGTGCAGGTCGCGCGCGCCGCCGCGCGCTACGACGTGCTGCTGTGCGCGTCGCTCGCCGGCCCGCCGGTCAAGATCGGCGAGCTGCAGCCGACGCCGTTCGAGCATGCGCAGATGAAGCTGCTCGCGGCGCTGCCGATCAAGCCGCTGCTGAAGGAGATGCTCGCGAAGGCGTCGCAGAAGACGTTCGCGTGGGCCGGCTGCACCGAGCTCTTCAACCTGACCGGCCAGCCGGCGATGTCGGTGCCGCTCTACTGGAACGCGCGCGGCCTGCCGATCGGCGTGCAGTTCGCCGCGCGCCACGGCGACGACGCGCTGCTGCTGAAGCTCGCGCGGCAGCTCGAACAGGCGCGGCCGTGGTTCGACCGCCGGCCGCCGCTGATGCAGGCGCGGGGGTGA
- a CDS encoding MFS transporter: MSESSSRSPSDFAAPPDAHRALALPVRQRARTATMALFFVAGMMYASWGVHVPTVRDKFALSPALLSIALFAVAGGSIAAMLTVARWIARVGSRTACLAGGLVMSACAALILVVPDYPLLLAVLALFGFSMATLDVAMNAEASAVEIALGRPIMSALHGMFSVGGMAGAAAGGALLSAGMAPAAHLALAAAVSAAALVAACPSVLPHVPHHAHAHGGGNRWRSPALWMLGGIALVALIAEGAMYDWATVYMRDVVAAGPALASAAYAAFSGGMAAARFAGDAVRARFGAPQLVFASASLACAGMIGALLLPHPIAVLTGFTLMGLGLANMMPVLFAAAARVKGIHAAEGLAHVAGLAYFGLLFGPVVIGAVAQAANLTIGLAVVALCAALVAAVAPKVLAHLKI, encoded by the coding sequence GTGTCCGAATCTTCGTCCCGATCCCCGTCCGACTTCGCCGCGCCGCCCGACGCGCATCGCGCGCTCGCGTTGCCGGTTCGCCAGCGGGCCCGCACCGCCACGATGGCGCTGTTCTTCGTCGCCGGCATGATGTACGCGTCGTGGGGCGTGCACGTGCCGACCGTGCGCGACAAGTTCGCGCTGAGTCCCGCGCTGCTGTCCATCGCGCTGTTCGCGGTGGCCGGCGGCTCGATCGCCGCGATGCTGACCGTCGCGCGCTGGATCGCGCGCGTCGGCTCGCGCACCGCATGCCTCGCGGGCGGCCTCGTGATGTCGGCATGCGCGGCGCTGATCCTCGTGGTGCCCGACTATCCGCTGCTGCTCGCGGTGCTCGCGCTGTTCGGCTTCTCGATGGCGACGCTCGACGTCGCGATGAACGCCGAGGCGAGCGCGGTCGAGATCGCGCTCGGCAGGCCGATCATGTCGGCGCTGCACGGGATGTTCAGCGTCGGCGGGATGGCGGGCGCGGCGGCCGGCGGCGCGCTGCTGTCGGCCGGCATGGCGCCTGCCGCTCACCTCGCGCTCGCCGCTGCGGTCAGCGCCGCGGCGCTCGTCGCCGCGTGCCCGTCGGTGCTGCCGCACGTCCCGCATCACGCGCACGCGCACGGCGGCGGCAACCGCTGGCGCTCGCCCGCGCTGTGGATGCTCGGCGGCATCGCACTCGTGGCCCTCATCGCCGAAGGCGCGATGTACGACTGGGCGACCGTCTACATGCGCGACGTCGTCGCGGCCGGCCCCGCGCTCGCGAGCGCCGCGTATGCGGCCTTCTCCGGCGGCATGGCGGCCGCGCGCTTCGCCGGCGACGCGGTGCGCGCGCGCTTCGGCGCGCCGCAGCTCGTGTTCGCGAGCGCGTCGCTTGCGTGCGCGGGGATGATCGGCGCGCTGCTGCTGCCGCACCCGATCGCGGTGCTGACGGGTTTCACGCTGATGGGCCTCGGGCTCGCGAACATGATGCCGGTGCTGTTCGCCGCGGCCGCGCGCGTGAAGGGCATCCATGCGGCCGAAGGCCTCGCGCACGTGGCCGGCCTCGCCTATTTCGGACTGCTGTTCGGTCCGGTCGTGATCGGCGCGGTCGCGCAGGCCGCGAACCTGACGATCGGGCTCGCGGTCGTCGCGCTGTGCGCGGCGCTCGTCGCGGCCGTCGCGCCGAAGGTGCTCGCGCACCTGAAGATCTGA
- the flhF gene encoding flagellar biosynthesis protein FlhF: MNIRKFTGPTSRDALRLVREALGADAVVLSNRTLDDGSVEIVALADAELSAITPPGAADVVALPGAAFRAGAPAPAGTAPRAAVNPYAMGDGGLPDVFSSVFGASAETTDAPAAPVAGSAAAAAPAAGSFAARVPAAGSPAAGSPAPPSEPAPWLVEHAKRLTQQREALIARAQATPAQEVAPRAAHEATPPEWARDIVRNVARRVPADDAAPRRGADAPAPKAADRARVTEDTAAAVADAVKARIERIVNDTVMNELGSLRGMMEEQFDSLMWHERQRRSPVHGALTKHLFAAGFSAQLVRMMVDNLPQGEGEQTFEQAAEWAQSVLESNLPVLDSEEALMERGGVFALMGPTGVGKTTTTAKLAARCVMRFGASKVALLTTDSYRIGGHEQLRIFGKILGVPVHAVKDAGDLQLALSELRNKHIVLIDTIGMSQRDRAVSDQIAMLHGANTPVQRLLLLNATSHGDTLNEVVQAYRSAAGHPDAASPELAGCILTKLDEATHLGGVLDTVIRYKLPVHYVSTGQKVPENLYVATKKFLMKSAFCVPRDGSPFVPQDEDMPTLLSALTARSTAELHEVRFG; this comes from the coding sequence TTGAACATTCGCAAATTCACCGGGCCGACGAGCCGCGACGCGCTGCGGCTCGTGCGCGAGGCGCTCGGCGCCGACGCCGTCGTGCTGTCGAACCGCACGCTCGATGACGGCAGTGTCGAAATCGTCGCGCTCGCCGACGCCGAACTGTCGGCGATCACGCCGCCGGGCGCGGCCGACGTCGTCGCGCTGCCCGGCGCGGCGTTCCGGGCCGGCGCGCCGGCGCCCGCGGGCACGGCGCCGCGGGCGGCCGTCAATCCGTATGCGATGGGCGACGGCGGCTTGCCGGACGTGTTCTCGTCGGTGTTCGGCGCGAGCGCCGAGACGACCGACGCGCCGGCGGCGCCGGTGGCGGGCTCTGCCGCCGCCGCTGCGCCGGCCGCGGGATCGTTCGCCGCACGAGTGCCTGCCGCGGGATCGCCTGCCGCGGGATCGCCCGCCCCCCCTTCCGAACCCGCGCCGTGGCTCGTCGAGCACGCGAAGCGCCTGACGCAGCAGCGCGAAGCGCTGATCGCGCGCGCGCAGGCGACGCCGGCGCAGGAAGTTGCGCCGCGCGCCGCGCACGAAGCGACGCCGCCCGAGTGGGCGCGCGACATCGTGCGCAACGTCGCGCGCCGCGTGCCGGCGGACGACGCCGCGCCGCGCCGCGGCGCCGACGCGCCCGCCCCGAAGGCGGCGGACCGCGCGCGCGTGACTGAAGACACGGCCGCCGCGGTGGCCGACGCGGTGAAGGCGCGCATCGAGCGGATCGTCAACGACACGGTGATGAACGAGCTCGGCTCGCTGCGCGGGATGATGGAGGAGCAGTTCGACAGCCTGATGTGGCACGAGCGCCAGCGCCGCAGCCCGGTGCACGGCGCGTTGACGAAGCATCTGTTCGCGGCCGGCTTCTCCGCGCAGCTCGTGCGGATGATGGTCGACAACCTGCCGCAGGGCGAAGGCGAGCAGACGTTCGAGCAGGCGGCCGAATGGGCGCAGTCGGTGCTCGAGTCGAACCTGCCGGTGCTCGACAGCGAGGAAGCGCTGATGGAGCGCGGCGGCGTGTTCGCGCTGATGGGGCCGACGGGCGTCGGCAAGACGACCACCACCGCGAAGCTCGCCGCGCGCTGCGTGATGCGCTTCGGCGCGAGCAAGGTCGCGCTGCTCACGACCGACAGCTACCGGATCGGCGGCCACGAGCAGCTGCGGATCTTCGGCAAGATCCTCGGCGTGCCCGTGCACGCGGTGAAGGATGCCGGCGACCTGCAGCTCGCGCTGTCCGAGCTGCGCAACAAGCACATCGTGCTGATCGACACGATCGGCATGAGCCAGCGCGACCGTGCGGTGTCCGACCAGATCGCGATGCTGCACGGCGCGAACACGCCGGTGCAGCGCCTCCTGCTGCTCAACGCGACGAGCCACGGCGACACGCTCAACGAGGTCGTGCAGGCCTACCGCAGCGCGGCCGGCCATCCGGACGCGGCATCCCCGGAGCTCGCCGGCTGCATTCTCACGAAGCTCGACGAGGCGACCCACCTCGGCGGCGTGCTCGACACGGTGATCCGCTACAAGCTGCCCGTCCACTACGTGTCGACCGGCCAGAAGGTGCCGGAGAACCTGTACGTCGCGACGAAGAAATTCCTGATGAAGAGTGCCTTCTGTGTGCCGCGCGACGGCTCGCCCTTCGTGCCGCAGGACGAGGACATGCCGACGCTGCTTTCCGCGTTGACCGCACGTTCGACCGCCGAGCTGCACGAGGTGCGCTTTGGATAA
- a CDS encoding branched-chain amino acid ABC transporter substrate-binding protein, with amino-acid sequence MNIKMQKLLPIAAAATLCVAAAGNASADQVVKIGHVAPLTGGIAHLGKDNENGARLAVEEINAKGLTVGGQKITLQLDAQDDAADPRQATQVAQKLVDDKVAAVVGHLNSGTSIPASKIYSDSGIVQISPSATNPAYTQQGFKTTYRVVATDAQQGPALANYAHSKGIKSVAVVDDSTAYGQGLANEFEKKAKALGLKVMSHDATNDKAVDFRAILTKIKGENPDAIMYGGMDATGGPFAKQAKQLGLRAKILAGDGVCTEKLADLAGDATDNVVCSEAGASLEKMPGGAAFKAKYEKRFGQPIQIYAPFTYDAVYIIADAMKRANSTDPAKILAAMPETNYTGVIGTTSFDSKGDLKHGVISLYNYKGGKKTFLDEVKM; translated from the coding sequence ATGAATATCAAGATGCAAAAGTTGCTGCCGATCGCCGCAGCGGCAACGCTGTGCGTTGCTGCCGCAGGCAACGCGTCCGCCGATCAAGTCGTCAAGATCGGCCACGTCGCGCCGTTGACGGGCGGCATTGCACACCTCGGCAAGGACAATGAAAACGGCGCGCGTCTCGCCGTCGAGGAAATCAACGCGAAGGGTCTCACGGTCGGCGGCCAGAAAATCACGCTGCAGCTCGATGCGCAGGATGACGCGGCCGACCCGCGGCAGGCGACGCAGGTCGCGCAGAAGCTCGTCGACGACAAGGTCGCCGCGGTGGTCGGCCACCTGAACTCGGGCACCTCGATCCCGGCGTCGAAGATCTACAGCGATTCCGGCATCGTGCAGATCTCGCCGTCGGCGACCAACCCGGCTTACACGCAGCAAGGCTTCAAGACGACGTACCGCGTCGTCGCGACCGATGCGCAGCAGGGCCCGGCACTTGCGAACTACGCGCATTCGAAGGGCATCAAGAGCGTTGCGGTGGTCGACGATTCGACCGCCTACGGCCAGGGTCTCGCGAACGAGTTCGAGAAGAAGGCCAAGGCGCTCGGCCTGAAGGTGATGTCGCACGACGCGACGAACGACAAGGCGGTCGATTTCCGCGCGATTCTGACCAAGATCAAGGGCGAGAATCCGGACGCGATCATGTACGGCGGCATGGACGCGACGGGCGGCCCGTTCGCGAAGCAGGCGAAGCAGCTCGGCCTGCGCGCGAAGATCCTCGCGGGCGACGGCGTGTGCACGGAGAAGCTGGCCGACCTGGCCGGCGACGCGACCGACAACGTCGTGTGCTCGGAAGCGGGGGCTTCGCTCGAGAAGATGCCGGGCGGCGCCGCGTTCAAGGCGAAGTACGAGAAGCGCTTCGGCCAGCCGATCCAGATCTACGCGCCGTTCACGTATGACGCGGTGTACATCATCGCCGACGCGATGAAGCGCGCGAACTCGACCGATCCGGCGAAGATCCTCGCGGCGATGCCGGAGACGAACTACACGGGCGTGATCGGGACGACGTCGTTCGATTCGAAGGGCGACCTGAAGCACGGCGTGATTTCGCTCTACAACTACAAGGGCGGCAAGAAGACGTTCCTCGACGAAGTGAAGATGTAA
- a CDS encoding phage holin family protein — MSVILSWIINALALLIITYLVPSIHIKSFGTALIVAVVLGLINTVIRPVLILLTLPVTVVTLGLFILVVNALCFWFASSLLKGFEVSGFWSAFFGSILYSIVSWLLSALIFGQRNIG, encoded by the coding sequence ATGAGCGTCATCCTGTCCTGGATCATCAATGCCCTCGCGCTGCTGATCATCACCTACCTGGTGCCGTCGATCCACATCAAGAGCTTCGGCACCGCGCTGATCGTCGCGGTCGTGCTGGGGCTGATCAACACGGTGATCCGGCCGGTGCTGATCCTGCTGACGCTGCCCGTCACGGTCGTCACGCTCGGGCTGTTCATCCTCGTCGTCAACGCGCTGTGCTTCTGGTTCGCGTCGTCGCTGCTCAAGGGCTTCGAGGTATCCGGGTTCTGGTCCGCATTCTTCGGTTCGATCCTGTACAGCATCGTGTCCTGGCTGCTGTCCGCCCTCATCTTCGGCCAGCGCAACATCGGCTGA
- the metF gene encoding methylenetetrahydrofolate reductase [NAD(P)H], producing MKPIELSFEFFPPKTAEGVEKLRATRAQLLPLKPKFVSVTFGAGGSTQQGTLDTVLDMQKDGLEAAPHLSCIGSSKDSLRAILDQYRSHGIRHIVALRGDLPSGMGEVGELRYASELVSFIRAEHGDWFRIEVAGYPEYHPQSRSPKADLENFARKVKAGANSAITQYFFNADAYFRFVDDARKLGVEVPIVPGIMPITNFSQLMRFSEMCGAEVPRWIARRLESFGDDRDAIRAFGADVVTGLCQRLLDAGVPGLHFYTLNSAAATKTICERLGV from the coding sequence ATGAAACCGATCGAACTCTCGTTTGAATTCTTCCCGCCGAAGACGGCGGAAGGCGTCGAGAAGCTGCGCGCGACCCGTGCGCAGCTGCTGCCGCTGAAGCCGAAATTCGTCTCCGTGACGTTCGGCGCCGGCGGCTCGACGCAGCAGGGCACGCTCGATACCGTGCTCGACATGCAGAAGGACGGCCTCGAGGCCGCGCCGCACCTGTCGTGCATCGGCTCGTCGAAGGACAGCCTGCGCGCGATCCTCGACCAGTACCGCTCGCACGGCATCCGCCACATCGTCGCGCTGCGCGGCGACCTGCCGTCCGGCATGGGCGAGGTCGGCGAGCTGCGCTACGCGTCGGAGCTGGTCAGCTTCATCCGCGCGGAGCACGGCGACTGGTTCCGCATCGAGGTCGCCGGCTATCCGGAATACCATCCGCAGTCGCGCTCGCCGAAGGCCGATCTCGAGAACTTCGCGCGCAAGGTGAAGGCCGGCGCGAATTCCGCGATCACGCAGTATTTCTTCAACGCGGACGCGTATTTCCGCTTCGTCGACGACGCGCGCAAGCTCGGCGTCGAGGTGCCGATCGTGCCGGGCATCATGCCGATCACGAACTTCTCGCAGCTGATGCGCTTCTCCGAGATGTGCGGCGCCGAGGTGCCGCGCTGGATCGCGCGCCGGCTCGAGAGCTTCGGCGACGATCGCGACGCGATCCGCGCATTCGGCGCGGACGTCGTCACGGGCCTGTGCCAGCGGCTGCTCGACGCCGGCGTGCCGGGGCTGCATTTCTATACGCTGAACAGCGCGGCCGCGACCAAGACGATCTGCGAACGGCTCGGCGTGTAA
- a CDS encoding NAD(P)H-dependent flavin oxidoreductase: MSARSLSTPFAERFGLRLPLVQAPMVGATTPAMVAAASNAGALGSLGGGAFAPERLADEVAQIRAATDRPFAVNLFVLPELVPDAATIARALAAIDPLNAALGLPPGVAPARFAPDFRAQLDMLVSLRVPVASFTFGVLDAADVARLKAAGTYVIGTATHVAEGLAWKAAGADALSAQGAEAGGHRGTFIGAADDALIGTLALVPQLVDATGLPVLAAGGIMDGRGIAAALALGAQAAQLGTAFLTCAESAIAADWKARLLASTDTSTQVTRAITGRHARGLRNTLMARLGERLGDVAPYPVQNALTQPLRQAAARANDGDYLSLWAGQGAPLARRRGDALTTSQLIDALDAEWRAAAR; the protein is encoded by the coding sequence ATGTCAGCCCGCTCCCTGTCCACGCCGTTCGCCGAACGCTTCGGCCTGCGCCTGCCGCTCGTGCAGGCGCCCATGGTCGGCGCGACCACGCCCGCGATGGTCGCCGCCGCATCGAACGCCGGCGCGCTCGGCAGCCTCGGCGGCGGCGCGTTCGCGCCCGAACGCCTCGCCGACGAGGTCGCGCAGATCCGCGCGGCCACCGACCGCCCGTTCGCCGTCAACCTGTTCGTGCTGCCGGAGCTCGTGCCCGACGCGGCGACGATCGCGCGCGCGCTCGCCGCGATCGATCCGCTCAACGCGGCGCTCGGCCTGCCGCCGGGCGTCGCGCCCGCGCGCTTCGCGCCCGATTTTCGCGCACAGCTCGACATGCTCGTGTCGCTGCGCGTGCCGGTCGCGAGCTTCACGTTCGGCGTGCTCGACGCGGCCGACGTCGCCCGTCTGAAGGCGGCCGGCACCTACGTGATCGGCACCGCGACGCATGTCGCGGAAGGGCTCGCCTGGAAGGCGGCCGGCGCCGACGCGCTGTCCGCGCAGGGCGCCGAGGCGGGCGGCCATCGCGGGACGTTCATCGGCGCGGCCGACGACGCGCTGATCGGCACGCTCGCGCTCGTGCCGCAGCTCGTCGACGCGACCGGGCTGCCCGTGCTCGCGGCGGGCGGCATCATGGACGGCCGCGGCATCGCGGCGGCGCTCGCGCTCGGCGCGCAGGCCGCGCAGCTCGGCACCGCGTTCCTGACGTGCGCGGAAAGCGCGATCGCCGCCGACTGGAAAGCGCGGTTGCTCGCGAGCACGGACACGTCGACGCAGGTCACGCGCGCGATCACCGGGCGTCATGCGCGCGGGCTGCGCAACACGCTGATGGCGCGGCTCGGCGAGCGCCTTGGCGACGTCGCGCCGTATCCGGTGCAGAACGCGCTGACGCAGCCGCTGCGCCAGGCCGCCGCGCGCGCGAACGACGGCGACTATCTGTCGCTGTGGGCCGGGCAGGGCGCGCCGCTCGCGCGGCGGCGCGGCGACGCACTGACGACGTCGCAATTGATCGATGCGCTCGACGCCGAATGGCGTGCGGCGGCCCGCTGA
- a CDS encoding RNA polymerase sigma factor FliA, whose protein sequence is MMYNAQGKISQADVLAQYAPLVRRLGLQLVAKMPASVDLDDLIQAGMIGLMDAAGRYKEDQGAQFETYATQRIRGAMLDELRSNDWLPRSLRKTSREVEHAVHQVEQHLGRAASEAEIAQHLNMPLDEYQGMLQDLHGSQLIYYEDFDRAADDEPFLDRYRVDHADPLSSLLDEHLREALIEAIERLPEREKLLMSLYYERGLNLREIGAVLEVSESRVCQLHSQAVARLRARLREQAWVGAEN, encoded by the coding sequence ATGATGTACAACGCTCAAGGAAAGATTTCGCAGGCCGACGTGCTCGCGCAATACGCGCCGCTCGTGCGCCGCCTGGGCCTGCAGCTCGTCGCGAAGATGCCGGCGAGCGTCGATCTCGACGACCTGATCCAGGCCGGGATGATCGGCCTGATGGACGCGGCCGGGCGCTACAAGGAAGACCAGGGCGCGCAGTTCGAGACCTACGCGACGCAGCGGATCCGCGGCGCGATGCTCGACGAGCTGCGCAGCAACGACTGGCTGCCGCGCAGCCTGCGCAAGACGTCGCGCGAGGTCGAGCATGCGGTGCACCAGGTCGAGCAGCACCTCGGCCGCGCGGCGAGCGAGGCCGAGATCGCGCAGCACCTGAACATGCCGCTCGACGAATACCAGGGGATGCTGCAGGACCTGCACGGCAGCCAGCTCATCTACTACGAGGATTTCGACCGCGCGGCCGACGACGAGCCGTTCCTCGACCGCTATCGCGTCGATCACGCCGATCCGCTGTCGTCGCTGCTCGACGAGCACCTGCGCGAGGCGCTGATCGAGGCGATCGAGCGGCTGCCGGAGCGCGAGAAGCTGCTGATGTCGCTGTACTACGAACGCGGGCTGAACCTGCGCGAGATCGGCGCAGTGCTCGAAGTGAGCGAATCGCGCGTGTGCCAGCTGCACAGCCAGGCGGTCGCGCGGCTGCGCGCGCGGCTGCGCGAGCAGGCGTGGGTCGGCGCGGAGAACTGA